The genomic window CCCGGCCGGCTCGCGGATCGTCCGCGGCTCGTTCGTCGTCGAGATGCGCCCGGGCACCGACACCCGGGCCGCCGCCCTGGCCCGGATCGCGATCGGGGCCCTCGCGCATGCCCCGGGCGAACGCACCCCGACGCACAAGGGGGAGAGCTTCGCGTCCCGCGCCGTGGTCCCGTCGCTGGCCGCGGCGGGCGTCGGCCTGATGGTCGGTGGCGCGCCGATGGCCCTCGCCACGCTGAGGGCGGACTACGCGTCCGGGCCGGGGCTGTCCTATCCGCTCGAGCTCGCCCGGGCCCTGGGCAGGTGCTCGCGTCGCGGCATCGTCGTCCGCGATCCCGACGCGCTGGACCTCTTCGCGACGGCCGACGTCCTGCTCATCGAAGACCGCCCTCCGCTCTACGCCCCGGAGGTTGAGGTCGCCGCGGTCCGCATCTTCCCGGGGCACGACGAGGCGGGCGTCCTCCGCTACGCGGCGTCCGCCCTGCTCGACCTGGACGACGACCGGGCGCCCGCGCTCCGGGCGGCGTGCCGGGAGCGGAAGATCAGCCTGCTTCGGGGGGTCTCGATCGAGCACGGCACGGACCTGACCCTCTCCCACTCGGGTCGCCTGATCAAGGTCGGGAACCTGGGCCGGGAGCAGGCCGCGCGGGCCGGGGCCTCATCCCTGCATCACGACCGCGACACGCTCATGGTCGGCATCGACGGGCAGATCGCCGGCCTCGTCGAATTCCGGCACTCGACGAACCCGAGGTCGCGGGCCGACCTCGCCGCGCTGCGGTCCTCCTCGTCGCAGCCGCTGGCCATCGGCCTGATCTCCGGCTCGGCCGAGCGCGAGGCGAAAAGCCGGGCCGCGGCCCTCGGGGCGGACTTCCACCGCGGCGAGACCTCGCCAGCGGACCTCGCGCGGCTCATCGGGCGATGTCGGGCTCGCGGGCTGAAGACCGCGTTCGTCGGCGAGTGCCTGGCCAGCCCGGAGGCTGCCCGCGCGGCCGATCTCGCCATCTCGCTCGACGGGGAGGGCCTCGAACAGGCCGAGAAGAATCCGGCCCGGATCATAATGCTCCGCCCGGACCTGGCCGGGCTCGCCCACCTCGCGGAGGCGGCCCGCGAGTACCGCCGGCACATCCGCGCGGCCGAGACCACGGCCGTGATCCCCAACCTGGCCTGCGCGGCGGGGGCCCTGCTGCTCGGGTTCAGCTCCCTCACCAATGTGGCCATCACGAACCTCGGCACCTTCGCGACCTACGCGAGGACGACCCGGAACCTCCGCGGAGCCCAAGATGAGCGAGAATCCGACCGCCGGTCCCCGGCCCGCGGAAGCCGATGAAATGAGTCGCGTCAAGGACCTGCCCAGGGAGGTCGGCGTGATGCTCGTCACCGTCGGGGCGCTCGGCCTGGTGCTCCCCGGCGTCGTCGGCGCGCCAGCGGCGATCGCCGGCGGCCTCGTGCTCTGGCCGGGCACCTTCGGCACGGTGGAGGGCTGGTTCGAACGGCGGTTCCCGAAGGCCCACAGGAAGGGCCTCAACCAGATCCATCGCTACCTGGACGACCTGGAGCGCCGGTACCCCGACCTCGCCCGGGGGCCTGATCCGGAGCCGGACCGCTGATCGGCCTGCGGACCCGGTAGAGGACTCCCTCCACCGCCTCGCCGCCCTCGGATCGCGCGCCGATCGGCTCCGCCCGACACTCCATCCCGCGTAGTCCCACCTCGGACGCGAAGGGGGCCGCGCTGCCCCTGCCCGGGTCCGAGATCCAGGCCTCGCCGCCCTCCTCGAGCAGGCCCGCCAGCAGGCCGGCCACCAGGGGGACGAGCCTCGCCTCGTAGAGCAGGTCCGAGCCCAGGATCAGCGGGGAACGCAGCTCGGGCGGCGTCCGCCAATCGAGGAGGCCCGTGCGGTAATCCGCCTCGTCGAACCCGCTCGCCCGGGCGCTCCTGCGGACGAAGTCGAGCGGGGCGGGGTCGTAGTCCGTGAACAGGACGCGGAGCCCGCGGGCCACGGCGACGAGCCCCGCCAGCCCCACGCCGCAGCCGATCTCCAGCACCTCGCGGCGGGCTCCGGCGGGCCCGCACAGCCGATCGAACGCCTCCGCGGGCTCCGTCGCGACCGCCTGGGCCAGGAGGCACGCGCCGGGCCACAGGTAGGCCCAGTAGGGCATGTAGTCCTCTCTGCGGTTCAGCTCCCGGACCACCGGATCGTCGAGCATCCGGTCGGGTTCGCCCGGTCGGACGAGGGCAATGGCCGTCCCCGCGAACTCGAGGCGGGAGATCACGACCGGCCCCTCGTACGCGGTCGCCGGCACGTCGCGTTCCGGCTCGGCTGGAGGACTCGCGGGATTCAAGGGCATCACCTCGGTCGCCTGCGAACGTCACGAAGGGAATTGATCGACGAATCGCCGCAGGCGGTCGCCGAGGACATCCGCGACGCGGACCGGCTCCGGGAAGAGCTGGTCCGGCCCGGCACGGAGGGCGAAGGAGAGCGTTTCCCGATCGAGATTCACGAGGATCAGGCCCAGCGGCACGACCCGGAATCGTCGCATCGAGGATCCGAGAGCCTGGTCGAGGTCCGCCTCCGTGCCCGCGCCGATGGGCTCGTCCGTCAGGCCGACCACCGTGAGCCCGATCGTCGGCGCCTGCCAGGGCGAATACCTCGCGCCCACGACCATGGCCGTCCGCTCGAGGAGTTGCCGGTGTCCCTGGCCGGGGGGGGCATCGTCGCCGGTCGCGCGCGCGACGGCCACGACGCTCAGGGCACGCCCGAGGATCGGCACCGGATTCCACTTCAGGGGGCGACGATAATAGCGCAGGACCTCCACGGCCGGGCGGCGGTAGTCCTCGCCCTCGTCCGCGTGCGACCCGCCGTCGCGGAGGACCGGGTCGATCAGTCCCAGGAGCTGGTCGTCCGTCATCGGTCCCTCGAGGCCCACGACCGGTCGGCCCGCCCGCCCGACCGCCCTGGTATCATGGAGATCCCGCGGCCGGCCACTCTTTCTCCCGAAGCGGCCCAGTCCTTGTCCGCAGGAGGCGCCTCTTGAGTCCCCACACACCGGCCGACTCGCTCGCCCCGCGACCCGGCTCTGCGTCCCGCGTCAGTCTGTCGACGCTGGTCACCCCGGACCAGACCAACCCCTACGGCACGCTCCACGGCGGGGTGCTCCTCCGCCTGGCCGATGAATGCGGCGCGATCGCCGCGATCAGGCACGTGGGCCACGGCCAGATCACGACGGCCGCGATCGACTCGTTCACCTTCATCGGTCCCGTCTTCGTCGGCGAGCGGGTCGAGCTGGTGGCCGAGGTGACCTACGCGGGCAGGACCTCGATGGAAGCGTTCATCGAGATCCACGCCGAGCCCCTCCACAAGGCCGAGCCGCGCAAGGTCGGCGTCGGTTACGCCGTCTACGTCGCCCTCTGCGAGCTCGACCGCAAGCCGGTCCGCGTCCCGCCGCTCCTGTGCGAGACCGAGTCCGACCGCCGCCGGGACGAGGAGGCCCGGGCCCGCCAGGCGATCCGGCTGGCCCGGAGGGCGGAGGCGCTGGCCCATCGCGAGGAGCTCCACTGAGCCGGGGCCTCGTCGGGCATTGACCCGGGAGGGCGAGGCTCCTGCCGGGTGGGGCTCGGCAGGAGCCTCGCCCTCCCCGTGCTCGACACCCGGATACCGGTGATGAAGAGACCACGAGCCGAGGGCCCGTGGCACCGCCCGGAAGGACCTCACATCCCGACGGATTCCGCCGGCGAGTCGCCGGCGCTCGTGGAGCTCGACGAGGCGACGCCGGGGACCTCGAACTTGGGGACGCTCGCGTCGCTGTAGGCCGAATCGCCCCGCGGCTTCTCGTCGTATCGGTAGTTCGAGGCATAGCCCAGGGACTGGCTCGTGCTCGAGGAGTAGCCGCTGATGCCCGCGCCGGAAGAACCCTCGTGGAGCTCCTCCGTCAGGCCGTTGAGGCCCTTCTTGAACTCCAGGACGCCGCGGCCGATCTGCTTCCCGACCTCGGGCAGGCGCTTCCCGAAGAGCAGGACCGCGATGCCCATGATCAGGGCCATCTCCATGGGACCGAGCTGAGGGAGCATATCCTCCTCCGACGAGGGACGAGCGGGGACCGGAAGTATACGACGACCGTGGCGACCATCAACGGCCGGCGACTCAGGAGGTCGGCGGGATGGGCTTCTTCTCTCCCGGCCCGGCCTGGTCGATCTCGTCCTCGATCCCCGCCACGCCCTTCTTGAACTCGGTCACGCTCTTCCCGAGCGAGCGCATCACGCTCGGCAGGCGGTTGCCGAAGATCAGCAGGGAGACGAATCCGACGATGATCAACTCGGTCGTGCCCAGGTTCTGGAAGAAGGCGAGCGGCATCATGAGCGGTGTCCTCGGGCGAAGGGTGGGGGTCGAATCCTCAGTTGGACGTCGGTCGAGTCCGGACGGGTCCGTTCAGGGGGAGAGCCGCGGGGCACTCCCGCTCGTGATCAGTGTGCGGGTGATGATCCAGGCGGCGACCGCCGTCGCCGCGAGGATCGTGAAGAACCAGTAGAGCCGGTTCCCACGCGTGA from Aquisphaera giovannonii includes these protein-coding regions:
- a CDS encoding P-type ATPase; amino-acid sequence: MVTDARIADTKTPARVGHGQTGAPSPARETIRPVPGEPPPVSFATANAAVALAVVADLVFPPAWPAAAATLVGMNLRAFGSATRQLREGRLELPALYSSIAGLTLVTGQFIPWASMSWAMRFWKRGYRAEFVHARDRLLADLAQRPPLARVRTADGAVIEKPAEDLRPGETILLGGGDIVPMDGRVVSGGGLLDDRAIRGGRGYRPGRAEDDIPAGSRIVRGSFVVEMRPGTDTRAAALARIAIGALAHAPGERTPTHKGESFASRAVVPSLAAAGVGLMVGGAPMALATLRADYASGPGLSYPLELARALGRCSRRGIVVRDPDALDLFATADVLLIEDRPPLYAPEVEVAAVRIFPGHDEAGVLRYAASALLDLDDDRAPALRAACRERKISLLRGVSIEHGTDLTLSHSGRLIKVGNLGREQAARAGASSLHHDRDTLMVGIDGQIAGLVEFRHSTNPRSRADLAALRSSSSQPLAIGLISGSAEREAKSRAAALGADFHRGETSPADLARLIGRCRARGLKTAFVGECLASPEAARAADLAISLDGEGLEQAEKNPARIIMLRPDLAGLAHLAEAAREYRRHIRAAETTAVIPNLACAAGALLLGFSSLTNVAITNLGTFATYARTTRNLRGAQDERESDRRSPARGSR
- a CDS encoding Sec-independent protein translocase subunit TatA/TatB, yielding MLPQLGPMEMALIMGIAVLLFGKRLPEVGKQIGRGVLEFKKGLNGLTEELHEGSSGAGISGYSSSTSQSLGYASNYRYDEKPRGDSAYSDASVPKFEVPGVASSSSTSAGDSPAESVGM
- a CDS encoding class I SAM-dependent methyltransferase; the protein is MNPASPPAEPERDVPATAYEGPVVISRLEFAGTAIALVRPGEPDRMLDDPVVRELNRREDYMPYWAYLWPGACLLAQAVATEPAEAFDRLCGPAGARREVLEIGCGVGLAGLVAVARGLRVLFTDYDPAPLDFVRRSARASGFDEADYRTGLLDWRTPPELRSPLILGSDLLYEARLVPLVAGLLAGLLEEGGEAWISDPGRGSAAPFASEVGLRGMECRAEPIGARSEGGEAVEGVLYRVRRPISGPAPDQAPGRGRGTGAPGRPGSDGSG
- a CDS encoding Sec-independent protein translocase subunit TatA/TatB; the protein is MMPLAFFQNLGTTELIIVGFVSLLIFGNRLPSVMRSLGKSVTEFKKGVAGIEDEIDQAGPGEKKPIPPTS
- a CDS encoding acyl-CoA thioesterase: MSPHTPADSLAPRPGSASRVSLSTLVTPDQTNPYGTLHGGVLLRLADECGAIAAIRHVGHGQITTAAIDSFTFIGPVFVGERVELVAEVTYAGRTSMEAFIEIHAEPLHKAEPRKVGVGYAVYVALCELDRKPVRVPPLLCETESDRRRDEEARARQAIRLARRAEALAHREELH